In Hasllibacter sp. MH4015, the following proteins share a genomic window:
- a CDS encoding metal ABC transporter ATP-binding protein, producing the protein MEVRFGGTPVLRDVNFAVQPGEIVTIVGPNGSGKSSLLRALIGAVPLHSGTLSRRAGLRIGYVPQKLAMDPTLPMNVRRFLDLPSRVDNKKAAQALENAGCSGLDRRQMADLSGGQLQRVMLARALLSDPELLILDEATQGLDQPGAAAFYRKIEDVRRDTGCAVLMVSHDLHVVMAASDRVICLNGHICCEGHPETVATAPEYRALFGSGTQGTLALYRHAHDHNHDHAADGSCAHD; encoded by the coding sequence ATGGAGGTGCGATTCGGCGGCACACCGGTGCTTCGCGATGTGAATTTCGCCGTGCAACCGGGGGAGATCGTGACGATCGTGGGGCCGAACGGTTCCGGCAAGTCGAGCCTTCTGCGTGCGCTGATCGGGGCCGTGCCGCTCCATTCGGGGACGCTGTCACGACGCGCGGGACTGCGCATCGGGTACGTTCCGCAGAAACTCGCCATGGACCCGACCCTGCCGATGAACGTGCGCCGCTTCCTGGATCTGCCGTCGCGCGTTGACAACAAGAAAGCCGCGCAAGCCCTTGAAAACGCGGGGTGCAGCGGGCTGGACAGGCGGCAGATGGCGGATTTGTCGGGCGGTCAGTTGCAGCGCGTGATGCTGGCCCGGGCGCTTCTGTCGGACCCGGAGTTGCTGATCCTGGACGAGGCGACGCAAGGGCTCGACCAGCCCGGCGCCGCCGCCTTCTACCGCAAGATCGAGGACGTGAGGCGCGACACCGGCTGTGCCGTATTGATGGTCAGCCACGATTTGCACGTGGTCATGGCGGCCTCGGACCGCGTGATCTGCCTCAACGGGCATATCTGTTGCGAGGGGCATCCCGAAACGGTGGCGACGGCCCCGGAATACCGCGCCCTGTTCGGGTCTGGCACGCAGGGCACGCTCGCGCTCTACCGCCACGCCCATGACCATAATCACGACCATGCGGCGGACGGGTCCTGCGCCCATGATTGA
- a CDS encoding zinc ABC transporter substrate-binding protein, producing the protein MIRTLTCIAALSLGHGAMAAPRVATDIPPIHGLVASVMSGVGTPDLVVPPNASPHNFALRPSDAVTLEEADLVVWVGPELSPAVARAVEALGDGTRLTLLDVEGTRILNFREGPVFVEGDHDHGHEDHGDHEEHGEHEEHGEHEEHGDHEDHADHAEHREHEEHGDHEDHAGHEDHEEHADHDHAHDHDHDGRDPHAWLDPVNAQLWLGAIAEALAELDPENAETYRANAAAEAERIAALSAEIGDRIDALDSGNFVVFHDAYHYFEARFDIEAAGSIALGDGAAPGPRRLAEITDVIRAQTISCGFAEPQFNAALVEAAFAEGGARIEVIDPLGSLVEPGPGHYTAMMEQIASSFEACLGTQ; encoded by the coding sequence ATGATCCGAACCCTCACCTGTATCGCCGCCTTGTCGCTTGGTCACGGCGCAATGGCCGCGCCGCGCGTTGCAACCGATATTCCTCCGATCCACGGCCTCGTCGCAAGTGTGATGTCCGGGGTGGGCACGCCGGACCTGGTTGTGCCGCCCAATGCGTCGCCGCACAATTTTGCGCTGCGCCCCTCCGACGCCGTCACCTTGGAAGAGGCGGACCTTGTGGTCTGGGTCGGCCCGGAATTGAGCCCCGCCGTCGCCCGCGCGGTGGAGGCATTGGGCGACGGCACACGCCTGACCCTGCTCGATGTCGAAGGCACCCGCATCCTGAATTTTCGCGAGGGGCCGGTCTTTGTCGAAGGGGACCATGATCACGGCCACGAGGACCATGGGGACCACGAGGAGCACGGCGAGCACGAAGAGCACGGGGAGCATGAGGAACACGGGGACCACGAAGACCATGCTGACCACGCCGAGCACAGGGAGCATGAGGAGCACGGGGACCACGAAGACCATGCCGGCCACGAGGACCACGAAGAGCATGCCGACCACGATCACGCCCACGATCATGACCACGACGGGCGCGACCCACACGCCTGGCTCGACCCCGTCAACGCGCAGCTTTGGCTTGGCGCGATCGCGGAAGCCCTGGCCGAGCTGGACCCCGAAAACGCCGAGACCTACCGCGCCAACGCGGCTGCGGAGGCAGAGCGCATCGCCGCGCTGAGCGCCGAGATCGGGGACCGTATCGACGCCCTCGACAGCGGAAATTTCGTCGTGTTTCACGACGCTTACCACTATTTCGAGGCGCGCTTCGATATCGAGGCGGCGGGATCCATCGCCCTGGGTGACGGGGCAGCACCCGGCCCCCGTCGGCTCGCGGAGATCACAGACGTCATCCGGGCGCAGACGATCTCGTGCGGCTTTGCGGAGCCGCAATTCAACGCGGCCCTGGTGGAGGCGGCCTTCGCCGAAGGCGGCGCCCGGATCGAGGTGATCGACCCGCTCGGCAGCCTGGTGGAGCCGGGTCCCGGCCATTACACCGCGATGATGGAGCAGATCGCGTCATCCTTCGAGGCTTGCCTCGGCACGCAGTGA
- a CDS encoding metal ABC transporter permease: protein MLDHVMARATLAGLGVALAAGPLGSFVVWRRMAYFGDATAHATILGIALALALDISVFFGALVTAFGMALAVSALTTRGRAMDTNLGVLSHSALAIGLVAVSLSSDVRIDLSAFLFGDILIVRTGDIALIWGGAGLVLLLLWWRWQALLTSTLSVELAQASGLDPRREQLVITLALALTVAVAIKIVGVLLIAALLIIPAAAARPFSDTPERMAVLATLAGIASVMGGLAAAWHYDLQAGPAITCTAAALFAASLIAQRLRRPG, encoded by the coding sequence ATGCTCGACCACGTGATGGCGCGCGCCACACTGGCGGGTCTGGGCGTGGCGCTTGCCGCCGGGCCGTTGGGCAGTTTCGTGGTCTGGCGGCGCATGGCCTATTTCGGGGACGCGACGGCCCATGCCACGATCCTTGGCATCGCTTTGGCCTTGGCCCTTGATATCTCGGTCTTTTTCGGGGCGCTCGTCACGGCCTTCGGGATGGCACTTGCGGTGTCGGCGCTGACGACGCGGGGGCGGGCGATGGACACGAACCTTGGCGTCCTGTCCCATTCGGCGCTCGCCATCGGCCTTGTCGCGGTGTCGCTGTCCAGCGATGTGCGCATCGACCTGTCGGCGTTTTTGTTCGGCGACATCCTAATCGTGCGGACGGGCGATATCGCGTTGATCTGGGGCGGGGCTGGCCTGGTGCTGCTGTTGTTGTGGTGGCGCTGGCAGGCGCTTTTGACGTCGACCCTGTCGGTGGAGCTGGCGCAGGCCTCCGGCCTCGATCCGCGGCGGGAGCAGTTGGTGATTACACTGGCCCTGGCGCTGACCGTGGCCGTTGCGATCAAGATCGTGGGGGTGCTGTTGATCGCGGCACTTCTCATCATCCCGGCCGCCGCCGCCCGCCCCTTCTCGGACACGCCGGAGCGGATGGCCGTCCTGGCGACGCTGGCGGGGATCGCGTCGGTCATGGGAGGGCTCGCGGCCGCGTGGCACTATGATTTGCAGGCCGGCCCGGCGATCACTTGCACCGCGGCGGCCTTGTTCGCGGCCTCCCTCATTGCGCAGCGATTGCGGCGTCCGGGATGA
- a CDS encoding carbohydrate ABC transporter permease, with protein MTERTTPQIELSAAQASEFWTGKRKQRFWRGVQTILILIAAFIMLIPIIWIFLAAFKSHVEVYQLRLFFTPTLENFGTVFEEPYDLGSKLYNSTIVAFVTVIFAIPIATMAAYSFSRFRLKFETTILVVILATQFVPAVVIILPFFIMFRDVGLLDTRLGLILVNLAIVMPFAIWMIKGFIDGIPMDTEEAAMVDGSSRLQVIKNIVLPMAAPGLVTASIFCFILAWNEFLFALFLTNREAVTLPIGLALFRGEEGDLWNLLSAAGIIIMAPMFVLALAIRKYFVQGMTMGAVR; from the coding sequence ATGACGGAACGGACCACACCGCAAATCGAGCTGTCCGCCGCGCAGGCGTCCGAATTCTGGACCGGCAAGCGCAAGCAACGCTTCTGGCGCGGTGTTCAGACCATCCTGATCCTGATCGCGGCCTTCATCATGCTGATCCCGATCATCTGGATCTTCCTCGCGGCCTTCAAATCCCACGTCGAAGTCTACCAGCTGCGCCTGTTCTTCACGCCCACGCTGGAGAATTTCGGGACCGTGTTCGAGGAGCCCTACGACCTCGGATCAAAACTCTACAATTCCACGATCGTGGCCTTCGTGACGGTGATCTTCGCCATCCCCATCGCCACCATGGCGGCCTATTCCTTCAGCCGCTTCCGCCTGAAATTCGAGACGACGATCCTTGTCGTGATCCTCGCCACGCAATTCGTGCCAGCGGTCGTCATCATCCTGCCCTTCTTCATCATGTTCCGCGATGTGGGCCTGCTGGACACGCGGCTGGGCCTGATCCTCGTAAACCTCGCCATCGTGATGCCGTTCGCGATCTGGATGATCAAAGGCTTCATCGACGGCATCCCGATGGACACGGAGGAGGCGGCGATGGTCGACGGCTCGTCGCGCCTGCAAGTCATCAAGAACATCGTCCTGCCCATGGCGGCGCCCGGCCTCGTCACGGCGTCGATCTTCTGTTTCATCCTGGCGTGGAACGAGTTCCTGTTCGCGCTGTTCCTCACCAATCGGGAGGCGGTGACGCTGCCCATCGGCCTCGCGCTGTTCCGGGGGGAGGAGGGGGATCTGTGGAACCTTCTATCCGCCGCCGGGATCATCATCATGGCGCCCATGTTCGTGCTGGCCTTGGCGATCCGGAAGTATTTCGTGCAAGGCATGACTATGGGGGCGGTCAGGTGA
- a CDS encoding carbohydrate ABC transporter permease yields MRDQTLKYLLVLPAVLVVFATAVWPLIESLRFSFYQGRTDRGDFPQNWLGFENYEWAFLYEPAFWNSVYVTALYTIITVALTTLFALGLAMLLAPGGKLRSGVQTLLILPFAMSPALIGVSFRFMFNPEFGLFDAFFGVVFPPLADVSWLADPDLAFAVIVMADVWGWIPFLTLVLIGGLASVPQDTIEAAQVDGASGWRVFKDVTLPQLMPVLAVVIILKAIFSLKTFDQVFMLTNGGPGTATQTLSHYIYITSTRYGQVGYAASVAWLMVIPMMVLTYFYAKFVFKKD; encoded by the coding sequence ATGCGCGATCAAACCCTAAAATATCTGCTGGTGTTGCCGGCGGTCCTGGTGGTCTTCGCGACCGCCGTGTGGCCCCTGATCGAGAGCCTGCGGTTCTCCTTCTACCAAGGCCGTACCGACAGGGGCGATTTTCCCCAGAACTGGTTGGGGTTCGAGAATTACGAATGGGCGTTCCTCTATGAACCGGCCTTCTGGAATTCCGTCTACGTCACGGCGCTTTACACGATCATCACCGTGGCGTTGACGACGCTTTTCGCCCTCGGCCTTGCGATGCTGCTGGCCCCCGGTGGCAAACTGCGCTCGGGCGTGCAGACGCTCCTGATCCTGCCCTTCGCGATGAGCCCGGCGCTGATCGGCGTCTCCTTCCGCTTCATGTTCAACCCGGAATTCGGCCTGTTCGACGCGTTCTTCGGGGTGGTCTTTCCGCCGCTGGCTGACGTTTCCTGGCTGGCCGACCCCGACCTGGCCTTCGCCGTCATCGTCATGGCCGATGTCTGGGGCTGGATACCCTTCCTTACGCTGGTTTTGATCGGTGGCCTCGCCTCCGTCCCGCAAGACACGATCGAGGCCGCGCAGGTCGACGGCGCGTCGGGCTGGCGCGTGTTCAAGGACGTGACCCTGCCGCAACTGATGCCGGTTCTGGCCGTCGTCATCATCCTCAAGGCGATCTTCAGCCTCAAGACCTTCGACCAGGTCTTCATGCTCACGAATGGGGGCCCGGGCACGGCGACCCAAACGCTCAGCCACTACATCTACATCACCTCCACCCGCTACGGGCAGGTGGGCTATGCGGCGTCCGTCGCTTGGCTGATGGTGATCCCGATGATGGTGCTGACCTATTTCTACGCCAAGTTCGTGTTCAAGAAGGATTGA
- a CDS encoding cupin domain-containing protein has protein sequence MSAENTHNNVDHGMQPEDSPELRALYQGFADQSLIPLWTQLGDLMPMHPAPKAVPHIWRWADLLPLAEASGELVPVGRGGERRAIGLANPGLAPNAYISPTLWCAIQYLGPREVAPEHRHSQNAFRFVVEGEGVWTVVDGDPVRMSRGDLLLTPGWRFHGHHNDRDAPMAWIDGLDIPFSQQMDVGFFEFGADRVTDAATPNFSRGERLWAHPGLRPLSGLQDTVSSPLAAFRWEHTDRALTEQLLLEDEGQPATFGHGHAAIRYTNPTTGGDVMPTIRCEFHRLREGCETPARREVGSTVFQVFDGRGHVVIDGAAHALETGDLFTIPSWVPWSLQAETRFDLFRFSDAPIMERLHFARTHVDGG, from the coding sequence ATGAGCGCGGAGAACACCCACAACAATGTCGATCACGGCATGCAGCCCGAGGATAGCCCGGAACTTCGCGCGCTTTATCAAGGCTTTGCCGATCAATCGTTGATCCCGCTCTGGACCCAACTTGGCGACCTCATGCCCATGCATCCCGCGCCCAAGGCGGTGCCGCATATCTGGCGATGGGCCGACCTGCTGCCACTGGCGGAGGCGTCGGGCGAGCTTGTGCCGGTGGGGCGCGGCGGGGAACGGCGGGCCATCGGGCTTGCCAATCCCGGCCTTGCGCCCAACGCCTATATCTCGCCGACCCTGTGGTGCGCGATCCAGTATCTTGGCCCCCGCGAAGTGGCCCCCGAACACCGCCATTCCCAGAACGCGTTCCGCTTCGTGGTGGAGGGGGAAGGTGTCTGGACCGTGGTGGACGGAGACCCGGTGCGCATGTCGCGCGGTGACCTGCTGCTGACGCCGGGCTGGCGGTTCCACGGCCACCACAATGACCGCGATGCGCCTATGGCGTGGATCGACGGGCTCGACATTCCCTTTTCACAACAGATGGATGTGGGGTTCTTCGAATTCGGTGCGGACCGTGTGACCGATGCCGCGACACCGAATTTCTCGCGCGGCGAGCGCCTATGGGCGCATCCGGGTCTGCGGCCCCTTTCGGGATTGCAGGATACCGTTTCCAGCCCCCTGGCCGCGTTTCGGTGGGAACACACCGACCGCGCCCTGACCGAGCAGCTGCTGCTGGAGGATGAAGGGCAACCGGCCACCTTCGGGCACGGGCACGCGGCGATCCGCTATACCAATCCCACGACCGGCGGCGACGTGATGCCGACGATCCGCTGCGAATTCCACCGCCTGCGCGAGGGATGCGAAACGCCCGCGCGGCGGGAAGTCGGATCGACCGTGTTCCAGGTCTTCGACGGGCGCGGACATGTGGTGATTGACGGCGCGGCCCACGCATTGGAAACCGGCGATCTTTTCACGATTCCGTCCTGGGTGCCGTGGAGCCTTCAGGCGGAGACGCGCTTCGACCTGTTCCGCTTCTCCGATGCCCCGATCATGGAGCGCCTGCACTTCGCGCGCACCCATGTCGACGGCGGCTGA
- a CDS encoding CapA family protein: protein MFSNVFRGKAKVCIGAVLGLCLAVASCAPSSEGGAGSCARPDLVFGGDVLLHQIIQSEAAARPTGFAPAFEGISAALSRADLAIVNLEGPAARDVLPGGRQGRSPATIFDNRVYSGYPQFNFHPSIATVLASAGVDVVQTANNHALDRGALGVDRTLEALRAAGLSTTGTRARGEATNWAALRQVNGQTIAFLSCTFSTNGLRDGRDQVLGCYGNAPSIPNLIQSLNSQPGVDGVILLPHWGTEYSRSPNPRQRRLAQAAADAGAIAVVGAHPHVLQPLTIVTSQDGRQVPVAYSLGNLISSQWALERRTGALLYLDIGRDEAGRTRALNPRYLPTRVERFVERGVAVFPAATLPNGPRSIAHARAVLGDAMVGPDGCLAR, encoded by the coding sequence ATGTTTTCCAATGTCTTCCGGGGCAAAGCTAAGGTATGTATCGGTGCCGTGCTGGGGCTGTGCCTAGCCGTGGCATCCTGTGCGCCAAGCAGTGAGGGTGGGGCCGGGTCCTGTGCGCGGCCCGATCTGGTCTTTGGCGGCGACGTGTTGTTGCATCAGATCATCCAGTCGGAGGCCGCCGCCCGCCCGACCGGTTTCGCCCCGGCATTCGAGGGGATCTCTGCGGCTTTGTCCCGTGCAGATCTCGCCATCGTGAACCTTGAAGGCCCGGCTGCACGCGACGTCCTGCCCGGCGGGCGCCAAGGGCGCAGCCCGGCCACGATCTTCGACAACCGTGTCTATTCCGGCTATCCCCAGTTCAATTTCCACCCCTCCATTGCCACTGTGCTGGCCTCGGCCGGGGTTGATGTGGTGCAGACCGCAAACAACCACGCCCTCGATCGTGGGGCGTTGGGCGTGGATCGGACGCTGGAGGCGTTGCGCGCGGCTGGCCTGTCCACGACCGGCACACGGGCACGGGGTGAAGCGACGAATTGGGCGGCGCTGCGGCAGGTGAACGGGCAGACGATCGCCTTTCTGTCTTGCACATTCTCCACCAATGGACTGCGCGATGGGCGTGATCAGGTGCTTGGATGTTATGGAAATGCGCCTTCTATTCCAAATCTTATCCAGAGCCTGAATTCACAGCCCGGCGTGGATGGTGTGATCCTTCTGCCCCATTGGGGAACCGAGTATTCGCGGTCTCCCAACCCGCGGCAGCGTCGCCTGGCGCAGGCGGCGGCCGATGCGGGTGCCATCGCGGTGGTGGGCGCGCATCCCCACGTGCTCCAACCCCTCACGATCGTGACGTCGCAAGACGGGCGGCAGGTTCCCGTGGCCTATTCCCTGGGCAACCTCATCTCCTCCCAATGGGCGCTGGAGCGGCGCACGGGCGCGCTTCTCTACCTTGATATCGGACGGGACGAGGCCGGTCGAACCCGCGCGCTGAACCCCCGCTATCTGCCCACGCGGGTGGAGCGGTTCGTGGAACGCGGCGTTGCCGTATTTCCCGCCGCGACCCTTCCGAACGGGCCTCGCAGCATCGCCCATGCCCGGGCCGTTCTGGGGGACGCGATGGTGGGCCCTGACGGGTGCCTCGCCCGTTAA
- a CDS encoding sugar ABC transporter substrate-binding protein yields the protein MQRRTFLTTVSAMAMAAGLPRLALAQEIPYGLTPGRPYEGTTINVLSVVTPQFDGLRLRDQEFTDLTGIEVEWTFIPFGSLQERVNAEGIAANGAFDVVNYLDSWGPPNAHWLARIDELMDRDGISMDRYPPAFARSAQFEGETLGFPLRAHAQLMFYRKDLIETPPATWDDVIAIGNELKETNPDISPLALYYNNDGNRQNLFIWINFLWAAGGRIFNDDFTAGWTSEEALAATEAYIGLHTEHEITNPNSLAFVEQDARQSFMQGNSAMIPVWWWAYSGFINPESSTLTADQVGFVGMPSYQGTTATYAISMPFSISSYSQNQEAAWEFLKWLSNPDMDRANAIEREVGGETIVNNVVTHVSSLTDPDVNAANAGIQEAAYDSLQNSDIMPQIPEWPEVGDILSAAIAEAAAGGDVRELMMAAAEQSDRVLRRAGRIQ from the coding sequence ATGCAAAGACGGACATTCCTCACAACCGTATCGGCCATGGCCATGGCGGCCGGGCTTCCACGGCTCGCGCTGGCCCAGGAAATTCCCTACGGCCTGACCCCCGGACGCCCCTACGAGGGCACGACGATCAACGTCCTGTCCGTGGTCACACCGCAATTCGACGGCCTGCGCCTGCGCGACCAGGAATTCACCGATCTGACCGGGATCGAGGTGGAATGGACCTTCATCCCCTTCGGCTCGCTGCAGGAACGCGTGAACGCCGAAGGCATCGCCGCAAACGGCGCATTCGACGTGGTCAACTACCTCGACAGCTGGGGCCCGCCCAACGCCCATTGGCTGGCGCGCATCGACGAGTTGATGGATCGCGACGGCATCTCCATGGATCGCTATCCGCCCGCCTTCGCCCGGTCGGCACAGTTTGAGGGGGAGACGCTCGGCTTCCCGCTCCGCGCCCACGCGCAGTTGATGTTCTACCGCAAGGACCTGATCGAAACGCCGCCCGCCACATGGGACGACGTGATCGCCATCGGCAACGAGCTGAAGGAAACCAATCCCGACATTTCGCCGCTTGCGCTTTACTACAACAATGACGGCAACCGTCAGAACCTGTTCATCTGGATCAACTTCCTCTGGGCCGCCGGTGGCCGGATCTTCAACGACGACTTCACCGCCGGTTGGACCAGCGAAGAGGCGCTCGCCGCGACGGAGGCCTATATCGGCCTGCATACGGAGCACGAGATCACCAACCCCAACAGCCTCGCCTTCGTCGAGCAGGACGCGCGGCAATCCTTCATGCAGGGCAATTCCGCGATGATCCCGGTCTGGTGGTGGGCTTATTCCGGGTTCATCAACCCCGAAAGCTCCACGCTCACGGCCGATCAGGTGGGTTTCGTTGGGATGCCGTCCTATCAGGGCACGACCGCAACCTACGCGATCTCCATGCCGTTCTCGATTTCCAGCTATTCCCAGAACCAGGAAGCGGCCTGGGAATTCCTGAAATGGCTCAGCAACCCCGACATGGACCGCGCCAACGCGATCGAGCGGGAAGTGGGCGGGGAAACGATCGTCAACAACGTCGTCACCCATGTCTCCTCCCTCACCGACCCGGATGTGAACGCCGCCAATGCGGGCATTCAGGAGGCCGCCTATGACAGCCTTCAGAATTCCGACATCATGCCGCAGATCCCGGAATGGCCCGAGGTCGGCGACATCCTGTCGGCGGCGATTGCCGAGGCGGCCGCGGGCGGTGACGTGCGCGAGTTGATGATGGCGGCTGCCGAACAATCCGACCGTGTGCTGCGGCGCGCGGGACGTATCCAGTAA
- a CDS encoding sulfotransferase produces the protein MPNPTAKHLTSLPVFAPSTPPTGPRTIVCFGTARGGTSMVAGAILGLGVPMGERIGKNVEDPAFNLDWHGGPVERFLDDARRIIAARNRQHSVWGWKFPFAQRYLAQLAGDIRAPHLVCVYRDPVPSAVRAKVGQSEGASYMVRRLRAQIRNSAMIDAIGAPCLMVSYEKAAAHPAAFLRELAQFLGLDLPADHDHILRFMAPGSYKDPAELQRAVIPDAAIAAQ, from the coding sequence ATGCCGAACCCCACGGCCAAGCACCTGACATCGCTTCCGGTCTTCGCACCCTCCACCCCGCCCACGGGCCCGCGTACCATCGTGTGTTTCGGCACGGCGCGCGGCGGGACCAGCATGGTGGCCGGTGCGATCCTCGGGCTTGGGGTGCCGATGGGCGAACGTATCGGGAAGAATGTCGAAGACCCGGCCTTCAACCTCGATTGGCACGGCGGACCGGTCGAAAGGTTCCTCGACGATGCGCGGCGCATTATCGCCGCCCGCAACCGGCAGCATTCCGTCTGGGGGTGGAAATTTCCCTTTGCACAAAGGTACCTGGCGCAATTGGCCGGGGATATCCGCGCGCCGCACCTTGTCTGTGTTTACCGCGATCCGGTCCCCAGCGCGGTGCGCGCCAAGGTCGGGCAATCGGAAGGGGCCAGCTACATGGTGCGCCGCCTGCGCGCCCAGATCCGCAATTCCGCGATGATCGACGCGATCGGCGCGCCGTGCCTGATGGTGTCTTACGAGAAGGCGGCGGCCCATCCGGCGGCCTTTTTGAGGGAATTGGCGCAGTTCCTTGGCCTCGACCTGCCCGCCGACCACGACCACATCCTGCGCTTCATGGCGCCCGGATCCTACAAGGACCCCGCCGAATTGCAGCGCGCGGTCATCCCGGACGCCGCAATCGCTGCGCAATGA
- a CDS encoding Fur family transcriptional regulator, with product MTNIGFTPHDHAGCVRTTIDTVAARCEASGLQFTPIRRRVLEILLEKHRAIGAYDILEHLRADGQNAQPPVAYRALEFLTSNGFAHRIERLNAFVACIHTAEDHAPAFLICRACDAVAEIAATPARNALSATADVTGFVIERATIEALGLCPNCVDATP from the coding sequence ATGACGAATATCGGTTTCACCCCCCACGACCATGCCGGCTGCGTGCGCACGACAATCGACACCGTGGCCGCGCGCTGCGAGGCATCCGGATTGCAGTTCACCCCGATCCGGCGGCGCGTGCTGGAGATTCTCTTGGAAAAACATCGGGCTATCGGAGCCTACGATATCCTTGAGCACCTGCGCGCCGACGGTCAGAACGCGCAGCCGCCGGTGGCCTACCGGGCGCTGGAGTTCCTGACATCCAACGGGTTCGCACACCGGATCGAGCGCCTGAACGCCTTCGTGGCCTGCATCCACACCGCCGAGGATCATGCCCCCGCTTTCCTGATCTGCCGGGCCTGTGACGCGGTGGCCGAAATCGCTGCCACACCCGCCCGAAACGCCCTTTCCGCGACGGCGGATGTCACGGGCTTCGTGATCGAACGCGCCACGATCGAGGCTCTGGGACTGTGCCCCAATTGCGTGGACGCAACCCCGTGA
- a CDS encoding fumarylacetoacetate hydrolase family protein, translating to MAYVFPPAPPVSLPVAGQADRFAIRRIFCVGRNYAEHAREMGHDDREPPFFFMKPADAVVEHGATVPYPPGTSDLHYEAELVVAIGTGGRNIEKVNAVNHIYGYACGNDLTRRDLQAAAKKAGRPWDMAKGFDQSAVIGPIHRAEDVGHIDRAAITLRLNGDIRQSSDVADMIWATDEIIAHLSGLIEFAPGDLIMTGTPAGVGALQPGDRAVVSINGLPDLSVTIGDPA from the coding sequence ATGGCCTACGTGTTTCCCCCTGCCCCACCGGTCTCCTTGCCCGTGGCGGGGCAGGCCGACCGCTTCGCGATCCGCCGCATCTTCTGCGTCGGGCGCAATTACGCCGAACATGCGCGCGAGATGGGCCATGACGACCGCGAGCCGCCGTTCTTCTTCATGAAACCCGCCGACGCGGTGGTGGAGCACGGCGCGACCGTGCCCTACCCGCCCGGCACGAGTGACCTGCACTACGAGGCGGAGTTGGTCGTGGCCATCGGCACCGGCGGGAGGAACATCGAAAAGGTTAACGCCGTTAACCATATCTACGGCTATGCCTGCGGCAATGATCTGACACGCCGCGACCTACAGGCGGCGGCGAAGAAGGCCGGACGGCCGTGGGACATGGCCAAGGGGTTCGACCAATCCGCCGTGATCGGGCCGATCCACCGGGCCGAGGATGTGGGCCATATCGACAGGGCGGCGATCACGCTGCGCCTCAACGGGGATATCCGGCAATCGAGCGACGTGGCGGACATGATCTGGGCCACGGACGAGATCATCGCTCATCTGTCGGGCCTGATCGAATTCGCCCCCGGCGACCTCATCATGACTGGCACGCCTGCCGGTGTCGGTGCGCTCCAACCCGGTGACAGGGCGGTCGTGTCCATCAACGGATTGCCGGATCTGAGCGTCACGATCGGAGACCCGGCATGA